The following are from one region of the Segatella oris genome:
- a CDS encoding S46 family peptidase — protein sequence MKKKLLWVLIPFYLFTCLPLHADEGMWTLYNLPQAVYNQMKGEGFVLPYGALYNNNDAIKNSVVNFSGFCSGVVVSPDGLVFTNHHCGFEAIRSHSTVEHDYMLNGFVAENHEEELPNKDMFVSFMISQKDVTEEVMKLGFAALDRRHQTKLLDSLQNAYTSEVKKQDSTLHVDLDAFYEGNRYYATTYQDFTDLRLVFTVPKSMGKFGGETDNWMWPRQTCDFSVFRIYADKNNRPAAYSKDNVPYHPKHWAAVSLQGYKEGDFAMTMGYPGSTSRYLSSYGIRERRDALNAPRAQVRGVKQEVMTRHMRADEAVRIKYDSKFAQSANYWKNSIGMNKCIDSIGLIAQKQHYEDIIRHWQDSTGYLKGQLDFDKMARLYNERFEPRKAAMYFQETFLRTNELTTRAMKAVTGTTKKDKKGDYVTFADNSNTWDASLDKDVQAVLLKNYREHVDAKYLPAFYQIIDKKFGGDYQKYVNYLWETSALMKKDAKVYVTKKAIKKDGGLQYGTQLKAMREVFNRALDATRDSIDNQEQMLCAAKLRMEEDLPHYSDANFTMRLSYGQVGGFDLDGRPSGYYTMAESIVEKMKRGDNGLFDYKAEPIMQQLMSEKSFGPYQDKTTGKMQLCFLTNNDITGGNSGSPMFNGKGELIGLAFDGNWDSLSSDLNFDNRLARCIGVDIRYVLYMIDKWGHADHLIKEIGAK from the coding sequence ATGAAGAAAAAACTACTTTGGGTTCTCATCCCCTTTTACCTTTTCACCTGCCTACCTTTGCATGCCGATGAGGGCATGTGGACGCTCTATAACTTGCCACAAGCCGTCTATAACCAGATGAAAGGCGAAGGATTTGTGTTGCCTTATGGCGCACTTTACAATAATAACGACGCCATCAAGAACAGCGTTGTCAACTTCTCTGGCTTCTGTTCGGGCGTTGTTGTCAGTCCCGACGGACTCGTTTTCACCAACCACCACTGTGGTTTTGAGGCCATTCGAAGCCACTCTACCGTAGAACACGACTACATGTTGAACGGCTTTGTGGCTGAAAATCATGAAGAAGAACTGCCCAACAAGGACATGTTTGTCAGCTTTATGATCAGCCAGAAGGATGTAACCGAAGAGGTGATGAAGCTTGGTTTCGCCGCATTAGACCGCAGACATCAGACCAAACTGCTTGATTCCTTGCAGAATGCCTATACTTCTGAGGTCAAGAAACAAGACTCCACGCTCCACGTTGACCTTGATGCTTTCTATGAAGGCAACCGATATTACGCCACAACCTATCAGGACTTTACCGACTTAAGACTTGTTTTCACTGTGCCGAAGTCAATGGGTAAGTTCGGAGGAGAGACCGATAATTGGATGTGGCCGCGTCAAACTTGCGACTTCAGTGTGTTTAGAATCTACGCTGACAAGAACAACCGACCCGCTGCCTACAGTAAAGATAATGTGCCTTATCACCCGAAACACTGGGCAGCTGTAAGTCTTCAAGGTTACAAGGAAGGCGACTTTGCAATGACAATGGGCTATCCCGGCAGCACAAGTCGCTATCTTTCAAGTTATGGAATACGTGAACGTCGCGACGCACTGAATGCTCCTCGCGCGCAGGTTCGTGGCGTGAAGCAGGAGGTGATGACCCGACACATGCGTGCAGATGAGGCTGTCCGCATCAAATATGACTCCAAGTTTGCGCAGAGTGCGAACTATTGGAAGAACTCTATCGGCATGAACAAATGTATCGACTCCATTGGTCTGATTGCCCAAAAACAACACTATGAGGACATCATTCGCCATTGGCAGGACTCTACGGGCTATCTGAAAGGACAGCTTGATTTCGACAAAATGGCTCGCCTTTACAATGAACGCTTTGAACCAAGAAAGGCAGCTATGTACTTTCAAGAAACCTTTTTGCGCACCAACGAGCTTACTACTCGCGCCATGAAAGCCGTGACCGGAACAACAAAGAAAGACAAAAAGGGCGATTATGTGACGTTTGCTGACAACAGCAACACATGGGATGCGTCTCTTGATAAGGATGTACAGGCCGTGTTGTTAAAGAACTATCGCGAACATGTTGATGCCAAATATCTTCCTGCTTTCTATCAAATCATCGACAAAAAGTTTGGTGGTGACTATCAAAAATATGTCAACTATCTTTGGGAAACCTCTGCTTTGATGAAGAAAGATGCCAAGGTTTATGTCACAAAGAAAGCCATTAAGAAAGATGGCGGCCTACAATATGGCACACAACTCAAGGCAATGCGCGAGGTGTTTAACCGTGCCCTTGATGCGACACGAGATAGCATTGACAACCAGGAACAAATGCTTTGTGCGGCTAAACTGCGTATGGAAGAAGACTTACCTCACTATAGTGATGCCAACTTTACGATGCGTTTATCCTATGGACAAGTAGGTGGTTTCGACCTCGATGGACGCCCTTCAGGGTACTATACCATGGCAGAAAGCATCGTCGAAAAGATGAAACGGGGAGATAACGGGCTATTCGATTATAAGGCAGAACCTATTATGCAGCAGCTGATGAGTGAGAAATCATTCGGCCCTTACCAAGACAAGACGACGGGAAAGATGCAACTTTGCTTCCTAACTAATAATGATATTACAGGCGGAAACTCTGGTTCTCCGATGTTTAATGGCAAGGGAGAACTCATTGGTTTGGCTTTCGATGGCAACTGGGATAGCTTGAGTAGCGACCTCAACTTCGACAACCGACTGGCTCGCTGCATTGGCGTTGACATTCGTTATGTGCTCTACATGATCGACAAATGGGGCCATGCAGACCACCTCATCAAGGAAATTGGCGCAAAATAA
- a CDS encoding oligosaccharide flippase family protein: protein MANLKSLAKDTAIYGLSSIAARFVGYLLVPIETAKFNAAGGQYGIITNIYAYVALLIILLTYGMETTFFRFMNRQGEQAEKVYATALRMVAFTSVLFIAFVALFLTPISDAIGYPDHHEFIMIMASCVAVDAFICIPLAYLRHAHRPIKFVCLRMISIVVNIVGVLLYLVVLPYFRLNPFGIYDANFSLNVVWVFWIELAGSILTLFFLGKELRGFRNPFDKATCKRMLKYTWPLLVMGLVGQLNQTVSQIIFPWMYDGSAQDARTQLGIYGACIKLAMIMVLITQAFRYAYEPFVFSQTKDQNNKETYAKAMKFYIIFTLLAFLCVIGYMDVLRYIVGKSYWEGLQIIPIVMAAEIMFGIFFNLSFWYKLIDKTIWGAYFSGIGAVILIGVDLLLIPKFSYWACAWAGFASYAISMVLSYAFGQKYYPIRYPLKDIAIYTLIAIFLFALISVSNARLPMFAALAVNTLLIICFAMVIVKRDLSLSSLVKIKNKFKR, encoded by the coding sequence ATGGCAAACTTAAAATCATTAGCTAAAGACACTGCAATCTACGGATTAAGTTCCATTGCAGCCCGTTTCGTTGGTTATCTTTTAGTGCCCATTGAGACGGCAAAGTTCAATGCTGCAGGCGGACAATACGGCATCATTACCAACATCTATGCTTATGTGGCCTTGCTGATTATCCTGCTTACTTACGGCATGGAGACGACGTTCTTCCGCTTCATGAACCGTCAGGGCGAGCAAGCCGAGAAAGTATATGCCACAGCTTTGCGTATGGTTGCATTCACCTCTGTGCTCTTCATCGCATTCGTGGCGTTATTCTTGACCCCGATTTCTGATGCAATCGGCTATCCCGATCACCACGAATTCATTATGATCATGGCGTCATGTGTGGCCGTTGATGCCTTCATCTGCATTCCTTTGGCTTATCTTCGCCATGCACATCGCCCGATAAAGTTCGTTTGTTTGCGCATGATAAGCATTGTAGTCAACATTGTAGGCGTGTTGCTTTATCTCGTTGTTCTGCCTTATTTCAGACTCAATCCCTTTGGAATTTACGATGCAAACTTCAGCTTGAACGTCGTTTGGGTGTTCTGGATTGAGCTGGCAGGAAGCATACTTACGCTCTTCTTCTTAGGCAAAGAGTTGCGTGGTTTCCGCAATCCTTTCGACAAAGCTACCTGTAAACGCATGCTGAAATACACCTGGCCGTTGCTCGTGATGGGTTTGGTGGGCCAGCTGAACCAAACAGTTTCGCAGATAATCTTCCCTTGGATGTATGACGGAAGTGCCCAAGATGCCCGCACACAATTAGGCATTTATGGAGCTTGTATCAAGCTTGCGATGATCATGGTACTCATTACTCAGGCGTTCAGATATGCCTATGAACCCTTCGTTTTCAGTCAGACGAAAGATCAAAACAACAAAGAAACCTACGCCAAGGCCATGAAGTTCTATATCATTTTCACGCTTCTGGCGTTCCTTTGTGTGATAGGTTACATGGATGTTCTGCGCTATATCGTGGGCAAAAGCTATTGGGAAGGACTACAAATCATCCCGATTGTCATGGCCGCTGAAATCATGTTTGGCATCTTCTTCAACCTAAGTTTCTGGTATAAGCTTATCGACAAGACCATTTGGGGAGCCTACTTCAGTGGCATCGGCGCTGTAATCCTGATTGGAGTAGACTTGCTGCTCATTCCAAAGTTCAGCTATTGGGCCTGCGCTTGGGCCGGTTTTGCATCGTATGCTATTAGTATGGTGCTCAGTTATGCATTCGGACAGAAGTATTACCCCATTCGTTATCCGCTCAAAGACATCGCTATCTATACGCTCATTGCAATCTTCCTATTCGCGCTTATCTCGGTTTCCAACGCCCGACTTCCTATGTTTGCAGCTCTTGCCGTCAACACCTTACTCATCATTTGCTTTGCCATGGTGATTGTGAAACGCGATTTAAGCCTGTCAAGTTTAGTCAAAATAAAAAACAAGTTCAAGAGATAA
- a CDS encoding nucleoside recognition domain-containing protein produces the protein MVLNYIWVAFFVIAFLFALISLCLGDVTVFQKIVQSTFYSSKNAFEISLGLTGVLSLWLGIMKIGEQAGIVNVLARALSPVFTKLFPDIPKNHPVMGSIFMNIASNMLGLDNAATPTGLKAMQQMQELNPKKDTATNPMIMFLVLNTSGLTIIPTTILAYRASNGAAVPTDVFIPILLATTVATLVGIILTALWQRINLLQPALLTFIGGLIAFVGIVIWGFGKLDQKTMDTVANLSGSMILFSIIVSFIVAGFIKKINVYDAFIEGAKEGFSTAVKIIPYLVAILVGIGVFRASGAMDMLIDGIAWCVEKCGLNTDFVGALPTAFMKPLSGSGARGLMLEAMKTYGADSFIGRLSCMFQGSTDTTFYILAVYFGCVNIKYTRHAVACGLLADLAGVIAAIGLAYMFF, from the coding sequence ATGGTTCTGAATTATATTTGGGTGGCATTCTTCGTGATTGCCTTCCTTTTTGCTTTGATTTCACTCTGTTTAGGAGATGTGACTGTCTTTCAAAAGATAGTGCAATCCACTTTCTACTCATCGAAAAATGCCTTCGAAATATCGTTGGGACTGACGGGGGTGCTGTCACTTTGGCTCGGTATTATGAAGATTGGAGAGCAAGCCGGCATTGTAAATGTACTGGCAAGAGCATTGAGTCCGGTCTTCACAAAACTCTTTCCCGACATTCCCAAGAACCATCCTGTTATGGGAAGTATATTCATGAACATCGCTTCCAACATGCTCGGACTCGACAATGCGGCCACACCGACGGGACTGAAAGCCATGCAACAGATGCAGGAACTTAACCCGAAGAAAGACACTGCGACTAATCCGATGATTATGTTTCTCGTGCTCAACACGAGTGGATTGACAATTATTCCGACCACAATCTTAGCTTATCGCGCCTCGAATGGAGCCGCAGTGCCCACCGATGTGTTTATTCCTATCCTCCTTGCCACTACTGTTGCCACGCTCGTGGGCATCATTCTGACGGCCCTTTGGCAGCGCATCAACCTGCTTCAGCCTGCACTTTTAACCTTCATCGGAGGCTTGATAGCCTTTGTGGGCATAGTGATTTGGGGATTTGGAAAGTTGGATCAGAAGACAATGGATACCGTTGCCAACCTCAGTGGCAGTATGATTCTCTTTTCAATCATCGTGAGTTTCATCGTTGCGGGCTTCATCAAAAAAATCAATGTCTATGATGCTTTCATCGAAGGGGCCAAGGAAGGCTTTTCAACAGCGGTCAAGATTATTCCTTATCTCGTGGCCATTCTCGTGGGAATTGGCGTTTTCCGTGCTTCCGGGGCTATGGACATGCTGATTGACGGCATTGCATGGTGCGTAGAGAAATGCGGACTTAACACCGATTTCGTAGGCGCTTTGCCCACTGCTTTCATGAAACCGCTGAGTGGAAGTGGTGCTCGTGGACTGATGTTGGAAGCCATGAAAACCTACGGAGCGGATAGTTTCATCGGCCGTTTGAGCTGTATGTTCCAAGGAAGTACAGACACTACGTTCTACATCCTCGCCGTTTATTTCGGCTGTGTGAACATCAAATACACACGTCATGCCGTTGCTTGTGGCTTGCTTGCCGACCTTGCCGGCGTGATTGCTGCTATCGGATTGGCGTATATGTTCTTTTGA
- a CDS encoding TonB-dependent receptor, with translation MNKNSDMKSFLLLSTAFLPLYAMAETADSTIAQHHTLEEVVVNGFKQDHISNAPMSVSVAGSTFLQRNELNGLRDMSSVFPNLFIADYGARQNTPIYIRGIGSKTNAPSVGLYVDGMPYFERSVVDLDIAGISGIEVLRGPQGTLYGRNSTGGLINIYTYSPLDYQNTIAKISYGSRNDVRLGLAHYQKIAPRLGLHVAGNYHRNDGFFRNIYTGKKADDLQSANAKVGLAWQAAPLWTMRLNVLFDHSMQGGYPYGQYHANDNTVEAVNYNRYSSYRRNVLSAGMNWLYKGEAFHFNAQTSFQHSKDKQYIDQDFMPRDLFFTITGLKQTLVSQEFTLRSANNDCRYHWITGAFGFFQKLNNAVETQFITPDYATPKFYDSPTWGGAIYHQSTYDLTKTLHAAVGLRYDYERVGENYEANKYTLSVGQSSNVQTATFKDHMHFSQITPKFTLSQQFSADKMVYASVSRGYKAGGYNITSITPNLPAYDPEYNWNYEIGAKLTLFNGALQTEMSLFYIDWKHQQVTTTVPGLGNIINNAGHSNSKGFELSAVCRPFRNLELQANYGYTYAQFLHYKKSATVDFSRNMLPMVPRQTMAFVANYTLFHVMGLDKLLLNAALTGTGKIYWTEDNKLVQPFYALLNMKIAATKGRFTWELWSKNTTNTRYMSYAFASSAKFAQRGKPFMLGTSLVFRLHP, from the coding sequence ATGAACAAAAACAGTGATATGAAGTCTTTTCTCCTATTATCTACAGCTTTTTTACCCCTATATGCAATGGCAGAAACTGCTGATTCGACGATTGCACAGCATCACACCTTGGAAGAAGTGGTGGTGAATGGGTTCAAACAAGACCACATCAGCAATGCCCCCATGTCGGTATCAGTGGCGGGAAGTACCTTTCTTCAGCGCAATGAGCTCAACGGCTTGCGCGACATGAGCAGTGTTTTTCCCAATCTTTTCATTGCTGACTATGGCGCACGGCAGAACACTCCGATATATATTCGCGGTATAGGTTCAAAGACCAATGCGCCTTCTGTGGGCTTGTATGTTGATGGAATGCCCTATTTTGAGCGTTCTGTTGTCGACTTGGACATTGCCGGAATCAGTGGCATTGAGGTGCTGCGTGGGCCACAAGGCACACTCTATGGACGCAATTCAACGGGCGGACTCATCAATATCTACACCTATTCGCCGTTGGATTATCAAAACACGATTGCCAAAATCAGTTACGGTTCGCGCAATGATGTGCGCTTGGGGCTGGCACATTATCAGAAAATCGCTCCCAGATTAGGACTTCATGTGGCAGGGAATTATCACCGTAACGACGGTTTCTTCCGCAACATCTATACGGGGAAGAAAGCCGACGACCTGCAAAGTGCCAATGCAAAAGTGGGATTAGCCTGGCAAGCTGCACCCCTCTGGACCATGCGTTTGAACGTACTTTTCGACCACTCTATGCAAGGTGGTTATCCTTATGGACAGTATCATGCCAACGACAACACGGTAGAGGCTGTGAACTATAACCGCTATAGCAGCTATCGCCGCAATGTTTTGTCGGCCGGAATGAACTGGCTTTACAAGGGAGAAGCCTTTCATTTCAATGCGCAGACATCGTTTCAACACAGCAAAGACAAGCAATATATCGATCAAGATTTCATGCCTCGTGATCTCTTTTTCACGATTACAGGCTTGAAACAGACCCTCGTGAGTCAGGAATTCACGCTGAGATCGGCGAATAATGACTGCCGTTATCACTGGATAACAGGGGCTTTCGGCTTCTTTCAAAAGCTCAACAATGCTGTCGAAACACAATTCATTACGCCCGATTATGCTACACCTAAGTTCTATGACAGCCCTACATGGGGCGGTGCTATCTATCATCAATCCACCTATGACCTGACAAAAACATTGCACGCAGCAGTGGGATTGCGTTATGATTATGAGCGAGTGGGCGAAAATTATGAAGCTAACAAATATACGTTGAGCGTGGGACAGAGTAGCAATGTGCAAACGGCTACGTTCAAAGATCATATGCATTTCAGCCAGATTACACCGAAATTCACGCTCAGCCAGCAATTCTCTGCCGACAAAATGGTCTATGCTTCTGTGTCAAGAGGCTACAAGGCAGGGGGCTACAACATTACTTCTATCACGCCCAACCTGCCTGCTTACGACCCGGAATATAACTGGAACTATGAAATAGGCGCAAAACTGACCTTGTTCAATGGTGCACTTCAAACCGAGATGAGTCTGTTCTACATTGATTGGAAGCATCAACAAGTCACCACGACTGTACCCGGTTTGGGCAACATCATCAACAATGCAGGCCACTCCAACAGTAAAGGTTTCGAACTTTCTGCCGTCTGTCGCCCTTTCAGAAATTTAGAGTTGCAGGCTAATTACGGTTACACCTATGCGCAATTCCTTCACTACAAGAAGAGCGCTACGGTTGACTTCTCCCGCAACATGCTGCCCATGGTGCCCCGACAGACCATGGCTTTCGTGGCCAACTATACCCTTTTCCACGTCATGGGATTAGACAAACTCTTGCTGAATGCCGCACTCACGGGAACGGGAAAGATTTACTGGACCGAGGATAACAAGTTGGTACAGCCCTTTTATGCACTGCTCAATATGAAGATTGCAGCCACAAAAGGACGTTTCACTTGGGAACTTTGGAGCAAAAACACCACCAACACGCGCTATATGAGCTATGCTTTTGCCTCTTCTGCCAAGTTTGCTCAGCGTGGAAAGCCTTTCATGTTAGGCACCTCTTTGGTGTTCAGACTTCACCCATAG
- a CDS encoding MFS transporter: MNRTSTRKVAYLSTFFSLYIAQAVPMSFFTTALQVIMREQAVSLSVIGLLQIIKLPWILKVFWAPAVDRRCNTIRDYKRTIIGVEIIYALLILLTSVFDMSTILPSSFHLLIVIILLALMASATQDIATDALAIRTSSHQQRGLLNSMQSMGSFGGSLLGSGVLLIVLHEYSWNCVAQCLSVFVLIALVPLLLHKKLAFQQESKARERAAWKDFGLFFRQKGISRQVIFLVLYYTGIIGVMSMLKPFMVDLGYSMKEIGFLCGIIGIGSAFVMAYPAGLFVRRWGYKRMRVVFAFVMFLATLFFVMLSLSHPTTLLLTAAIIMLWGSYGMGTVVVYTSSMHHVRAGREGTDFTVQTVITHLMGILIAVVCGFIASSIGYTGMFATQSAIALASFFYTMHMNEHQTDNERNAFQEI, encoded by the coding sequence ATGAACCGAACATCCACGCGGAAGGTAGCCTATTTGTCTACCTTCTTCAGTTTATATATAGCCCAAGCTGTGCCGATGAGTTTCTTCACTACGGCGCTGCAGGTCATCATGCGTGAGCAAGCGGTGTCGCTTTCTGTTATCGGGTTGCTGCAAATCATAAAGCTTCCATGGATATTAAAGGTGTTTTGGGCACCGGCCGTAGACCGCCGTTGCAACACCATTCGCGACTATAAACGCACCATTATCGGTGTGGAAATCATCTACGCCCTATTGATTTTGCTGACAAGTGTATTCGATATGAGTACAATTCTGCCGTCATCTTTCCACCTCTTAATCGTCATTATCCTACTGGCTTTAATGGCTTCGGCAACGCAGGACATTGCTACTGATGCATTGGCCATACGCACTTCATCGCATCAGCAGCGCGGACTGCTCAACAGCATGCAGTCAATGGGCAGCTTCGGGGGTAGCCTTTTGGGGAGCGGAGTGCTGCTGATAGTGCTCCACGAGTATAGCTGGAACTGCGTGGCGCAATGTTTGAGTGTGTTTGTTCTCATTGCTCTTGTTCCGTTGTTACTGCATAAGAAGCTCGCGTTTCAACAGGAAAGCAAGGCCAGAGAGCGTGCTGCGTGGAAGGATTTCGGATTGTTTTTCCGTCAGAAAGGCATCTCCCGGCAGGTCATTTTCTTAGTACTCTACTACACAGGGATAATCGGTGTCATGTCAATGTTAAAGCCTTTCATGGTCGATTTGGGGTATTCTATGAAAGAGATAGGCTTTCTCTGTGGCATCATTGGTATTGGTTCGGCTTTCGTAATGGCTTATCCCGCGGGACTCTTCGTGCGGCGTTGGGGGTATAAACGCATGCGAGTGGTCTTCGCTTTCGTGATGTTTCTCGCGACACTATTCTTTGTTATGCTGTCTCTATCCCATCCAACGACATTGCTGTTAACGGCAGCAATCATCATGCTTTGGGGCAGTTACGGCATGGGAACGGTTGTTGTTTACACCTCATCCATGCACCATGTGCGTGCAGGGAGAGAGGGAACAGACTTCACTGTGCAAACCGTTATCACGCATCTCATGGGAATTCTCATCGCCGTTGTATGCGGATTTATCGCCAGCAGCATAGGTTATACGGGCATGTTTGCCACACAAAGCGCCATAGCCTTAGCCTCTTTCTTTTATACGATGCATATGAACGAACATCAAACAGACAATGAACGAAACGCTTTTCAAGAAATATAA
- the hemN gene encoding oxygen-independent coproporphyrinogen III oxidase, whose protein sequence is MNETLFKKYNVPVPRYTSYPTANEFRPFGAEQYLKAVESSNNATADNISFYIHVPFCRHLCHYCGCNSVAMAKPDRITEYFETLHKEIDLLLLHLRKDRRISQIHYGGGSPSSMPLPLIRGVNEHLLSAFETIENPEIAIECHPGYLKAEDWHYLLDSGFNRFSLGIQDFNADVLHTVNRQPSLLPVTEIMDILRKGGAKVNFDFIYGLPKQSVKEFVSTIETAISLCPDRLVTFSYAHLPSLFKRQQILEKTGLPLQNEKFGMFEEAARTLRAAGYVPIGMDHFVLPDDDLSVALQHHTLHRNFQGYCPRRITAQVYAFGVSGISQLDEAYAQNTKDISTYITQVNAGRLPIQRGYALAPWQRITREVIECIMCNNGINWHDMAQRLYCTVTDIWQAVHYNEAQLQTLQADGLIIFDAEEVRVTPEGMPFVRNVAAAFDPMMRNSHLLFSKPV, encoded by the coding sequence ATGAACGAAACGCTTTTCAAGAAATATAACGTCCCTGTTCCGCGCTATACGAGTTATCCAACGGCCAATGAATTCAGGCCTTTTGGTGCAGAACAGTATCTGAAAGCCGTTGAAAGCTCGAACAACGCCACAGCCGACAATATCTCATTCTATATTCATGTGCCCTTTTGCAGGCATCTTTGTCATTATTGCGGATGTAATTCCGTGGCCATGGCGAAGCCTGACCGCATCACAGAATATTTCGAAACACTCCACAAAGAGATTGACTTATTGCTGCTACATCTAAGGAAAGACCGCCGAATAAGCCAGATACATTATGGCGGAGGAAGTCCTTCGTCAATGCCGTTGCCACTGATCCGTGGCGTCAACGAACATCTGTTGTCGGCTTTTGAAACGATAGAAAACCCCGAAATTGCCATTGAATGTCACCCCGGCTACCTCAAGGCAGAAGACTGGCACTATCTGCTTGACAGTGGGTTCAACCGCTTTAGTCTCGGCATTCAGGATTTCAACGCCGATGTTCTGCACACCGTGAACCGACAACCCTCATTGCTTCCCGTTACAGAAATCATGGACATACTGCGCAAAGGCGGTGCAAAGGTGAACTTCGACTTTATCTATGGGCTGCCGAAACAATCGGTAAAGGAATTTGTTTCGACCATAGAAACGGCCATATCTCTGTGCCCCGACCGCTTGGTGACATTCAGTTATGCTCATCTTCCAAGCCTTTTCAAACGCCAGCAGATATTGGAAAAGACAGGACTTCCACTGCAAAACGAAAAGTTTGGAATGTTTGAAGAGGCTGCAAGAACGCTCCGGGCGGCAGGCTATGTGCCCATTGGCATGGATCATTTCGTATTGCCTGACGACGACTTGAGCGTGGCCCTGCAACATCACACCCTACACCGTAACTTCCAAGGCTATTGTCCTCGCCGCATCACTGCACAGGTCTATGCCTTCGGGGTGTCGGGAATCAGTCAGTTGGACGAGGCTTATGCGCAGAATACCAAAGACATTTCAACCTATATCACGCAGGTGAATGCAGGCCGTTTGCCCATTCAACGTGGCTATGCCTTAGCCCCTTGGCAGCGCATCACGCGCGAAGTCATTGAATGCATCATGTGTAACAACGGCATCAACTGGCATGACATGGCGCAACGTTTGTACTGCACCGTGACCGACATTTGGCAGGCCGTTCACTACAATGAGGCACAACTGCAGACGCTTCAAGCCGACGGTCTAATCATCTTTGATGCCGAAGAAGTACGCGTAACGCCTGAAGGCATGCCCTTTGTGCGCAATGTTGCAGCCGCTTTCGACCCTATGATGCGCAACAGTCACCTGCTGTTTTCAAAACCGGTATAA
- the hemG gene encoding protoporphyrinogen oxidase has translation MQNETKTSIDVIVIGAGLTGLTTAHTLRKRGKKVLVIEKEQRIGGQIQTHRQGDFTFESGPNTGVVSCPEVAELFQDLAKWGCTLEEAHEEAKQRWIWKGTSFHALPADPIAALRTPLFTWHDKFGILLEPFRPKGTDPNEDVASMVVRRLGKSYLDYAVDPFISGVYAGNPHVLITRFALPKLYNLEQNYGSFIRGAIVKRKEKKSDRERLATKKVFSAVGGIGHLTDALAQSVGLSNIILGANEVVVMPIGGQWQVKYTTETGEKVSLQSRNVITTVGAYALKAMLPFVKAGDMAPISALRYAPIVQVSVGLSNAHGIEHKAFGGLIPTCEQQQLLGILFPSACFSQRCPAEGALFSFFLGGMKHAEMLGKTNEELRELVTKALSKMLGFPQDVEPDMVQIFRHEHAIPQYELSSGARFAAVKRIEQTHPGLILGGNLRDGIGMADRIRQAVAMGLQIN, from the coding sequence ATGCAGAACGAAACGAAAACAAGTATCGATGTCATCGTCATTGGTGCAGGATTAACAGGACTCACCACTGCCCACACACTCAGAAAGCGTGGGAAGAAAGTGCTCGTAATCGAGAAAGAACAACGCATCGGCGGTCAGATCCAGACCCACCGACAAGGAGATTTCACGTTTGAAAGCGGGCCCAACACAGGCGTTGTGAGCTGTCCTGAAGTGGCAGAGCTGTTTCAAGACCTCGCGAAGTGGGGTTGCACGCTCGAAGAGGCCCATGAAGAAGCCAAGCAAAGGTGGATTTGGAAGGGCACAAGTTTCCATGCCTTACCTGCTGATCCGATAGCAGCATTGCGCACACCGCTATTCACTTGGCACGATAAATTCGGCATCTTGCTTGAGCCTTTCCGTCCCAAGGGCACCGATCCCAACGAAGATGTGGCATCAATGGTGGTGAGAAGATTGGGCAAAAGCTATTTAGACTACGCCGTAGACCCATTTATTTCGGGCGTATATGCAGGCAATCCACATGTGCTCATCACGCGTTTTGCACTGCCAAAGCTGTATAACTTGGAACAAAACTACGGCAGTTTCATTCGCGGAGCCATAGTCAAACGCAAGGAAAAGAAGTCAGATCGCGAGCGGTTAGCCACAAAGAAGGTCTTTTCTGCAGTGGGAGGGATCGGTCATCTGACGGATGCTTTGGCGCAATCCGTAGGACTTTCCAACATCATCTTGGGGGCAAACGAGGTTGTTGTCATGCCGATTGGCGGTCAATGGCAGGTGAAATATACCACGGAAACGGGCGAAAAGGTGAGTCTGCAAAGCCGAAATGTCATTACAACCGTGGGAGCCTACGCGCTGAAAGCCATGCTGCCATTTGTGAAAGCCGGCGATATGGCACCGATTTCAGCCTTGCGTTACGCTCCGATAGTACAAGTAAGCGTGGGACTTTCCAATGCACACGGCATTGAACATAAAGCCTTTGGCGGACTCATTCCCACGTGCGAACAGCAACAACTCTTGGGCATTCTCTTCCCTTCGGCCTGCTTTTCACAGCGTTGTCCTGCAGAGGGTGCACTGTTTTCATTCTTCCTTGGAGGCATGAAACATGCCGAAATGCTTGGAAAAACCAACGAGGAACTGCGCGAACTCGTAACGAAAGCACTGTCCAAGATGCTTGGATTTCCACAAGATGTGGAGCCCGATATGGTTCAAATCTTTCGTCATGAGCACGCCATTCCACAGTATGAGCTGTCGAGTGGCGCCCGTTTTGCAGCCGTCAAACGCATAGAACAGACCCATCCTGGCCTTATCCTCGGTGGTAATCTGCGTGATGGCATCGGCATGGCCGACCGCATTCGTCAGGCCGTTGCTATGGGCCTGCAAATCAACTGA